One window from the genome of Sardina pilchardus chromosome 12, fSarPil1.1, whole genome shotgun sequence encodes:
- the LOC134097950 gene encoding Fc receptor-like A, translating into MNRLALRGGFMPHSLVLCLGVNTVIFGGDVILESPVHPVTEGDPLTLRCLCQNCFSAFSADFYKDGSLLQSQTTGEMTIPAVSKAHEGLYKCRHPELGESPESRIMVIGSPFPVLRLVCILLMISLYLVGTSILVVKCFRSNRRSQVEEEETNYELSEM; encoded by the exons atgaatcgtctcgctttgcGCGGAGGTTTCATGCCACACAGTTTAGTCCTCTGCCTTGGAGTgaatactgtgatcttcg GTGGTGATGTGATTCTGGAGAGCCCTGTCCACCCTGTGACTGAAGGAGATCCTTTGACTCTGCGCTGTTTGTGCCAGAACTGTTTCTCAGCCTTCAGCGCTGATTTCTATAAAGACGGATCACTCCTTCAGAGCCAGACTACAGGAGAGATGACCATCCCTGCAGTCTCAAAGGCACATGAGGGCCTCTACAAGTGCAGACACCCAGAGCTGGGAGAGTCACCAGAGAGCCGCATCATGGTCATTG GATCTCCTTTCCCAGTGCTCAGACTGGTCTGTATTCTACTGATGATTTCTTTGTATCTGGTGGGGACGAGCATACTGGTCGTCAAATGCTTCAGATCGAACC GTCGATCCcaagtagaggaggaagagacaaaTTATGAGCTTTCAGAAATGTAG